Part of the Nitrospinota bacterium genome, CATCGGGTGCCAGGCTTGCACAGTCGCCTGCAAGACCGAGAACAAGGTGGGGCTTGGGCGGTGGAGGACAATGGTCCGCACGTATGAAAAGGGGCAGTACCCGAACGCCAAGAGGTATTTCTTCCCCACATTGTGCAACCAGTGCGGCAGTTGCATGAAAGCGTCGAAGAAATCCGGAGGCGACATGTTCTTCAAGAGGCCGGACGGGATAATTGATTTCGACCAGGCCAAGGCCAAGAAGGACGCTTCCGGCGTTTATGAGGCGGCTGCGATCGAGGCATGCCCTGTGGAGGCGGTGTCGTGGGACAAGCACACCGGCCTGCCGGACAAATGCAATTTCTGCGCTCACAGGGTGGACGCGGGGCTTATGCCCGCCTGTGTGCAGACCTGCATAGGCAAGTCCCGTGTTTTCGGCGACTTGAACGATCCGGACAGCGAGGTGAGCAAACTTATCGCGCAAAACGGAGTGGCGCAGGCCAAGGAGAAGGAAAAGTGCCCCGGTGTTTATTACATTGGACTGGACATGTTCTTCTCCATGGGCATGGAAGGCTTCCGCGAGGTTACTCCTGCCGAATTCACGTCCGGCAAATACAAGATGCAACAGGCATAAGGGGGAGACGAAAAAATGGAATTCAGCAGAAGAAGATTTCTTCAATTCGGCGCCGCCGCCGGCGCGGCCATGGCCGCCACGGGCAAGAAGGCCCACGCCATGGAACTTACTCCCGGCGGGAAATCGGTGACAAAGAAAGGTGTGGAGCGCAAGGCCGTGCCATACACCTGCATGACCTGCAACATAGAGGACGGCGGCATCGCCTATGTCGAGGACGGCCGCATTGTCAAGCTGGAGGGCAACCCGAAGCAACCGGGCAACCGAGGCCGGCTTTGCGCCAAGGGGAACGCCGGCTGGCAGCACGTCTATGACCCGGAGAGAATACTTTTCCCGCTAAAGCGCGCAGGCAAGCGCGGCGAAGGGAAGTGGAAGAGGGTGTCTTGGGACGAGGCGCTCAACGAAGTGGCCGGCAAGATCCGCGATCACATCAAGAGCGGCAAGGAGCGGGACGAGATATGTTTCAAATGGGGCCGCAACCGGACCCATGGTTTCATAGACAGGTGGATGAACGCCCTTGGATCATCGGCCACCATGAACCACACCTCCGTTTGCGAATCTTCAAAGAAGATCGGCATGCAGGCCACCTGGGGGCCGGACATCGAAACGCCGGACTTCGCCAACACCAAGTACATCATCAACTTCGGAAGCAACATTCTGGAGGCCGCCTATTTCCACAACCCGTACGCGCAGAGGATCATGGACGGCGTGGTGGGGAACAAGGCGAAGATGGTGACGTTCGACGTGCGTCTTTCCAACACCGCCGCCAAGTCCGACGAGTGGCACCCGGTTTTCCCGGGGACCGATGGCGTGATAGCGCTTGCCATGGCAAACGTGATCATGCAGGAAGGGCTTTATGACGCCGAGTTCATAAATGACTGGGTGAACGTATCGGCCGGCGAACTGAAGTCCTATCTGGCGAAATACACGCCGCAGATGGCGGAGGGGTACAGCGGAGTGAAAGCGGCGGACATCGCCCGCATCGCCCGTGAATTCGCCATGGCCAAGCCGGCGACCACCTACACCTACCGCGGGCCTTGCAAGCATATGTACGGCTCGTACAACGAGCGCAGTTGCATGCTGTTGCCGATCATCACCGGCAACGTTGAGCGCAAGGGCGGCTATTGCCTGCCGCGCGGGATGGGTTGGGACGGCGTTGAGCCAAACCCGCCGAAACCCAAGGGGCACAGCCTCCTCCACCAGCCTCACGATTATCCGCTGGCGGGGCACCATGTGAGCCATCACGTTCCCTTCCTGATAATGGAGGGAAAGGCGAAGGTGTCCATATGGATGGATTATTATGACAACCCCGCGTACTCCTTCCCTTCCTCCCATGTGTGGAGGAAGATTTACCAGGACGAGAAGATGATCCCGTATTTCGTCACTTTCTCTCCGGTGATCAGCGAGACTTCCCAGTACGCCGATATCATCCTTCCGGACGTCAGCTATCTGGAGAGGCACGACCCGGAGAACATGCCAAGCGACCTTCTGCCGTGGATAGGGATCCGCCAGCCGGTTGTCAAGCCGTTGGGCGAGTCCAGGGAGTTCCGCGACGTGATACTCGACCTTGCAAACCGGATAGATCCGGACGGCAGCCTGGAGATAAAGAAGTACTTCTCTTATGGCACCACCGAGGACTATATGCACAAGCACTTTGACAACGTCAAGGGGCTAAAGGAAGTGGGCGGGTATGAATACCTGAAGAAAAACGGCGTGTTCCCCGATTACGGCAAGTTGGATCCGGCGGACTACAGGTACTACAAGGACGGCAAGCTTGTGGAACCGGAGTATGGCCTTCACATGAAGGAGGATCCGAAAGGTGTGGAGGTCAAGGGCAAGAAGAGGGCCGGTTTTGGCACCCCTTCGAAAAAGATCGAGATAAAGAGCGATCTTTACGCCAAGGCCGGTTTCAACCCGATGCCAGTGTTCAAGGAGCATCCCTGGCACTGGGAAAAGGGGAAGAAGAAGCTGAAATCGGGCCAGATGATCCTCACCACTTTCAAGTGGAACGTCCATACCCAGGCCAGGACCTCCAACCTGCCGCTGCTGTCGGAAATTGTCCACAAGAATCCCGCGTGGATAAACTCCAAGACCGCGGCGAAGCTTGGGATCAAGAACAACGACCTTGTGAGGATCACCTCCGGCGTGGGTCATATGGTGACCCGGGCCAATGTGACCGAGTCCATCCATCCCGAAGTGGTGGCGGTGTCCACCGCCGTGGGCCACAAGGTGGGCGGACGGTTCGCCACGGCCAACAAGGACGCCAAGGCGCACCAGTGGGCCGGGGACGACGCGGAGCTCAAGCATATGTGGTGGGATGACGCTGGCGTCCATCCCAACGACATCATCCCGGTGAGCACCGATCCAATCGGCGGTTCGCAGGGATGGTTCGACACGGTTGTCACTGTGGAGAAGGCTCACAAGGGGGACAAGTATGGCGATGTGGTGGCCGATTTGAAGAAGGCCGTGGACTTCTACAAAGAGACCCTCACATACAACGTCGCCGGGCCAAACCACAAGAAGGTACATCCGGAGCTGGCGTCCAACACCGGTACGGAAAAGAGCCGTGTGGCAATGAGCAAGGGCAGAAAGGACTATAATGATTTCGACCCTGTCATTGTCTAGGCCTGGCGGTCTGGCTATGTGTGGCTGATTTTATTCCCTGGCCGGCGGATTTTCCGCTGGCCAGGGGCTTTTGATAAAGGTTGTGAATTTATGTCGGACGATACGATTGAAGAGCTTGAGTCATTACGGAATGTTTACCTGATATTAAGCGATTTGCTGATTCGGGAAGTTGACCGGGAATCGCTGGCCCTTCTCAGAAGCGGTCAGATGCCGGGATTCCTGAAAAATATCGGCGTGGACTTGTCTCCAGGGGAAGGGGAGGGGGACGAAAAGCTGCTCGATGAACTTGCCGCGGAATACTCCGCGCTCTTTGTCCAGCCGGGTTCGGCCCCGCCGTATGAGTCCGTGGCGTTGTCCGGCCGGCTTTTGGCGCCTGAGGCTGACAAGGTG contains:
- a CDS encoding 4Fe-4S dicluster domain-containing protein; translation: MAKQMVMVIDLRRCIGCQACTVACKTENKVGLGRWRTMVRTYEKGQYPNAKRYFFPTLCNQCGSCMKASKKSGGDMFFKRPDGIIDFDQAKAKKDASGVYEAAAIEACPVEAVSWDKHTGLPDKCNFCAHRVDAGLMPACVQTCIGKSRVFGDLNDPDSEVSKLIAQNGVAQAKEKEKCPGVYYIGLDMFFSMGMEGFREVTPAEFTSGKYKMQQA
- a CDS encoding molybdopterin-dependent oxidoreductase; its protein translation is MEFSRRRFLQFGAAAGAAMAATGKKAHAMELTPGGKSVTKKGVERKAVPYTCMTCNIEDGGIAYVEDGRIVKLEGNPKQPGNRGRLCAKGNAGWQHVYDPERILFPLKRAGKRGEGKWKRVSWDEALNEVAGKIRDHIKSGKERDEICFKWGRNRTHGFIDRWMNALGSSATMNHTSVCESSKKIGMQATWGPDIETPDFANTKYIINFGSNILEAAYFHNPYAQRIMDGVVGNKAKMVTFDVRLSNTAAKSDEWHPVFPGTDGVIALAMANVIMQEGLYDAEFINDWVNVSAGELKSYLAKYTPQMAEGYSGVKAADIARIAREFAMAKPATTYTYRGPCKHMYGSYNERSCMLLPIITGNVERKGGYCLPRGMGWDGVEPNPPKPKGHSLLHQPHDYPLAGHHVSHHVPFLIMEGKAKVSIWMDYYDNPAYSFPSSHVWRKIYQDEKMIPYFVTFSPVISETSQYADIILPDVSYLERHDPENMPSDLLPWIGIRQPVVKPLGESREFRDVILDLANRIDPDGSLEIKKYFSYGTTEDYMHKHFDNVKGLKEVGGYEYLKKNGVFPDYGKLDPADYRYYKDGKLVEPEYGLHMKEDPKGVEVKGKKRAGFGTPSKKIEIKSDLYAKAGFNPMPVFKEHPWHWEKGKKKLKSGQMILTTFKWNVHTQARTSNLPLLSEIVHKNPAWINSKTAAKLGIKNNDLVRITSGVGHMVTRANVTESIHPEVVAVSTAVGHKVGGRFATANKDAKAHQWAGDDAELKHMWWDDAGVHPNDIIPVSTDPIGGSQGWFDTVVTVEKAHKGDKYGDVVADLKKAVDFYKETLTYNVAGPNHKKVHPELASNTGTEKSRVAMSKGRKDYNDFDPVIV